The genomic stretch AGAGTTTCAACGGTCTCCTCCAAGCGCACGTAGTCCGCCCTTCGCTTTACCGGCTGGAACCCCTCAGCCAGGATGGCCTCACGCAATATGTCTTCCGTAGCCCGGTGATGGGCGCCGGCCGGGGTGATCACGTTCTCTTCGATCATGATGCTGCCCATGTCGTTGGCTCCATGGTGGAGCCCCTGTCTGCCCACCTCAACCCCTTGGGTCAACCACGAAACCTGGATATTGGGGACATTGGACAGACAAATCCTGGCCAGCGCCAACCAGCGCAGATACTCCTCGCTCGACTCCCGATCGGGGACCTTGCGACTGATCTTGGTGTTGTCGGGCTGCAGTGTCCAGGGAATGAAGGCCACAAAGCCCCCGGTCCGCCGCTGCAGCTCGTAGATGCGCTCCAGGTGCTCGATGCGGTGCTCCAGGGTTTCCCCCATGCCGAACATCATGGTGGCCGTGCTCGGCAGTCCCAGACCGTGGGCTACCTCCATCACCTCCAGCCACTCGCCGGTGTTGCACTTGTTGGTGTTCTTTTTCCTGACCTCATCCACCAGGATCTCTGCCCCGCCCCCCGGAATCGAATCCAGTCCAGCGGCCTTCAGCCTGAGCAGCACTTCCCGGGTATCCATGTGGAAGATCCGGGTAAAGGCATGGATCTCCGGCGGAGAGAAGCAGTGGAGGTGGATCCGGTACCTCCGCTTCAGCTCACTCAGGAGCCGCTCGTACCACTCCAGCGGCAGATCTGGATGGAGCCCTCCCTGCATGAGAATGCCGCTGCCGCCAAGCTCGAGGGTCTCCTCGACTTTTTCAAAAATCTGCTGGTGGCTCAGCACGTAACCTTCGCTGGAACCGGGCGGTCGATAAAAGGCGCAAAAGGTGCAGACAGCCGAGCAGATGTTGCTGTAGTTGATGTTGCGATCCACGATGTAAGTGACGATGTTGTCGGAATGCAACTGCCGACGGATGCGATCTGCCACCTCCTGCAATTGTTCGAGGGAAGCCCGCTTGGCCAATAGGGCATAAGCCCCTGGACTCAGCCGTTCTTCCTGAGCCCGGCTCAGGGTTTCCTGCACGTTCATGGTCGTAAAATGGTCCACTACTGAGGTTACCGTCCTTCCAGAGTGGCCGTGAATTGCAGTTTCTCGCCCTCACGCACCACTGAAATCTCTACTTCATCCCCCGGCCGATGTTCCTGCAGGAGGTAGGTCAGATCGTAAATGTTGGTGATCTTTTTCCCCGACCACCCCACCATGAGATCGCCGGATCGCAATCCGCACTTGGCCGCCGGGCTTCCCTCTCTCACGCCGGTAAGCCGTACCCCCTCGACCTCCTCGCCATAGTCGGGAATGATTCCCAGCGTAACTCTGAATCCCGTTCTACCCGATTCCGGTTGGGCGCCGGCAGTTTTCTGGAAGGCAGGCGGCTGGTCCATACTGCAGATGGACCGGGCGGTCTGAAGGATGAACTCTACGACCCGGGCGGTCGCGGCCGCCTCGATTTTATCATAGTCATCACTGGGCTTATGGTAGTCCCCATGGACTCCAGTGAAGAAAAAGAGCACCGGAATATCCCGGCTGTAAAAAGAGGAGTGATCGCTGGGTCCGAACCCTCCGTCACGAAATTTGAGCTCCAGGTTCGCATCCTGGTTCAGTTGAGTCAGCAGGTCCTTCCAGCCCGGCGAACTCCCGGTGCCGCCGACGATCAATCGCTTGCCCTCCATGCGTCCGATCATGTCCATGTTGATCATGGCAATGGTCTTGTCCAGGGGCACGACCGGATGGTTGACGTAATGCCGAGAACCGAGCAGGCCCTGCTCTTCGGCGCTGAAGGCCAGAAACAGGAGGCTGCGGCTTGGTTGGTCCTTGCGGTAGGACAGCGCCCCTGCCAGTTCCAGCAGTCCGGCCGTCCCCGAAGCGTTGTCGTCGGCGCCGTTGTGGACCTCGCTTCCCGGCTTGGCCGCCAGCGAGCTCACTTCGCCCATTCCAAGATGGTCGAAGTGAGCCCCGATCGCCAGCACTTCCTCCGCCAGTTCACCGGCGCCTTTCAGGAACCCCACCACGTTGCGGGCTGAACGGGTCTCCTTGACCAGGTCGGCATGGAATTTCAGGCGGACACCCGGCATTTCCACGGCATTGCCCTTTCGGCTTCGGGCGGCCCGTTCCAGGTCCTCCAGTTTCAATCCGGCTTTGGCCAGGATACGGCGGGCAGCGGGACGACTGATGGCCAGGGCGGCGATCCCCGAATCGGCGAAAGAGCGGTCGAACCTGAGCTTGGAGAGCGAACTCTTGGAAAAATCTTCCGAGTCATCCACGAAGACGATGCCCGTGGCGCCCTGCTCCCTGGCCGTTCTGGCCTTGAACCTCAAGGCATGGTAGCGCCCGAATTGACCGTGGGGATCATCTCCCTCGGGTCCGTAGCGCGACACGAAGACGAATTTCCCCTTCACATCCGATTTACGATAGTCGTCGTACTGGAGCGACTGCGCGGAAATGCCGAAGCCCGCAAAGTGGGCCGCGCCCTCGAACTCCCCGCTCAACGAGAACGAAACCGGTGTGAAGTCGCTGCCCGGCTCCAGAACGCTCCTTCCAACCGTCTGACTCGAGGAGCCAGCCGTCCCCCATGCCACCTCCAGGGAATTTGCGGAGCCCAACCGCACCCCGGAGACGAAGGAGAACTCCTGAAAGTAGCTCCCCTCGTCACCCAGGGGCGACAGGTTCCGCCGGGAAAACTGCTCCGCAATGTAATGCGCTGCTTTCTCCGCTCCCGGGCTTCCGGCAAGTCGTCCTTCCAGCTCATCGGAGGCCAGATATCGGATGTGCGGCATCAGTCCTTCGGAGCTGATGGCGCCGGAGGCCGTTGCCGGTATGGCGGAACGGAAATGCCAGTTGCCGATCGGCACCAGAATGGCAGGTACCAGCAAAATGGCCCACACGAGACAGTTTTTTCGGTCGAATGATATTTTCATCGTCGGTTTCGGAAATCGATCTCGCCGCGTATAGCGGCAACCATGGAGGACTCCCGGATGGCCCTGGATCCGAACTCAGTCGGTGGACTCGGACGTCTGAGCCGGGGGAACTGACAGCATTTTCCAGCCTTTCTTCTTCAGGGGCAGGAAGTAGTAGGCTTGAACCCGGGGAAATCTCTTCAGGTAGCCTTGAGCTTTCTTCGGGCCCATTACAAAAAGCGCATTGTCCAGGGCATCCCCCTCCGTCCCGGTTCCTGCCACCACGGCCACGCTGAGCAGGCCCTGGACGGGACGTCCGCTTCTGGGGTCCATGATATGGGAATAGGTCACGCCCTCGAAACTAAAGGAATTCTCATAGCTGCCTGAAATTGACAAGCACTGATTCTCGAGTGGGACGGTGAGGGCGCTCCTTCGGGGGTCGCGCGGAAAGGCCGGGTCCCGGACCTTGATTTTCCAGGCGGTCTTTCCGGGAGGAGTGCCCAACCCGAAAACCGTGCTGCCGCCCGCGCTCACCAGAGCGCTTTCGATTCGGTTTTCTCTCAGGAGGCTCACTACCCGGTCCACCGCATACCCCTTGGCAATGCCTCCCAGGTCGAGAGCCATACCGTCCCGGCTGAACCGGACGGTACGCCGGTCGGGATCGAGGCTGAGCTTGCGGTAACCCACCTTCTGCAGCGCCCTGCGAAGCTCGGTCTCGGGCGGCAGGCGACCCTGGCCTCCGAAAAATCCCCAAGCCCTCATCAACGGCTGCACGGTTACGTCGAAGGTCCCCTGGGATTGCCGGCTGAACGCCAGGCACCTTTGCAGGAAGTCAAACAGTTCCGGCTCCACCCGGACCGGTTCCCGACCCGCCCGCCGGTTGATGAATGAGACGGCGCTGTGCCGCTTGTAGACACTCATCAGGCGGTCGATGCGGTCCACCTCAGCGAAGGCGCTCTCCGCCACCAGCGGCAGGTCCTCCCGGCCGGCTCCGTAAAGCTGAATCCTGTAAGTGGTGCCCATGGAGGCATGACTGCCGCGGTAGAGGGCCACTGCCGGATCCGAACCGGGGGCGCCGAGGCTGCATAAAAGGGTCGGTGTCCCCACCAGGAACACCAGTATCTGCGCCAGGCATTTTGTCGCCATTGCGGGGCACTAAACCTTTTGGGTGATCAGCTTCTGTTCCGGCTCACCGGGATGAGACTCCGGCCAGGTCACCCTTTCCTTGCGGTCCATGGCCCGATTGGCATAGATCACCGCCCGGGAGTCGGCGGCGCCCACGTCCAGATCGGCCAGCGGCTTCCTGCCCTGGCGGATGCACTCGAAGAAATGCTCATCCTCGGCCTGAATGGGATTGCGCTCGCGCTCGACCTCGATCACGCCCAGCTCGAGCAGCCAGCGGCGGGCATGCTCGACTTCGCGAGCCACGAATCCCCGGGACTCGACAGGAGGCTCCGACGTTATGGGAACCCCTCTGGCCTTCTCAAGGATGGTGGCTCCCGCCATCCAGTCCAGCTCCTTCGGAATGCTCGAGGACCCTTCGGCGGCAGGAGCCCCCCGAGCCAGTTTCTGAGGATAGAAGGTGGCTCTGGGATCGTTGCGTCCCAGTGTAATTTCTATGGTCCCCCGATCTCCCAAAATGGTTTCCGAAAATTCCAGGTGCCGGTTATGACCGATGGCGCTGAATAGAAACTTTTGTCCCCGGGGATACCCGTAAATCACGGCCACGTTGTCGTAGATCTCGCGGCCATCCTTCCAGTAGTCGTTGCCGCCGACCCCGGTGACGCTGACCGGCTCCGACTCGAAGGCCCAATTGGCGACGTCCGCCATGTGTGACCCCAGTTCCGCCATCAGGCCTCCCGAGTACTCCCGGTACATCCTCCAGTTGATGCTTCGTTCCAGCTCGGGATCGGGAACGGGTCGGCGCCAACTGGTATTTCGGTGCCACTGGGCCCGGATGGTCATCACCCGACCCAGCACCCCGGTGTGAATCATGCGCATGGCATTGCGGTAGACCCCGCTGTAGCGCCGCTGAAGCCCTACCTGCAAAACCAGTTCGGGGTGGCGGCGTTTGGCCTCGTAGACCTTCGGAATCTCCTCTTCCTCTTTCATCAGGCACTTCTCAACGAAGACGTGCTTTCCGGCGCTCAAGGCCTCCAGCAGCATGGGAACGTGCAGATGGTAGGGGGTGGTGATGAACACCGCCTCGACGTCCTTGCGCTCCAGCACGCGCCGGTAGTCGCCCGCCTCGGTATCGGGCCGACCGCCAATCTCCTGGACCCCCTTGGCCAGGTTGGGTGGGTAGGTGTCGCACAGGACGGCGCACCTCCCGGACTTCAGGGTGCTCAGGTTCCTCAAGTGGTTTCTCCCCTGAGAGCCGGTGCCGATCAGGGCGTAAACCACGGGCGAATCCAGGTTCCGGGCTGAAATAAACGCAGGAGCCGCGGTCTGAGAGGCCGTTGCGGCCGCGGCGGCCATGGAGTTCTTCAGAAAGCGGCGGCGGTCGATGGACGAATGATGCCGGCGGTCAGACATTCAATTCCCCCTTTTGAGTGCAGGCCCGGAGCGATCGAGCCGATCGAGGAAGCACCGTGGCGCCACCCTGACTTACCTGCAACACGGGCAATCACAGTGTATTCCCTTTCACACCGAAACCAAAGCATAGCCGGTATAATCGCACCGTGACTTCACTGCAACAGACCTTCAATCGTTCGCTGGACATACTCTTCGAACTGATCCGGATTGAATCGGTCAACCCTACCCTGGTGTCCGGAGGGGCCGGAGAGCAAGCCATCGCCGAACATCTTTCCGGCCTGCTGAAAAGCGAGGGCATCCGTAGCGAACTGCAGCCGGTCGCCCCGGGCCGATTCAACGTGTTGGCCACGGTGCAAGGGTCGAGCCCCGGACCCAGAGTGCTCCTCAACGGACACCTGGACACGGTGAGCATTGCCGGGATGAAACAACCCCTGGTGCCGGTTCTCAACGAGGGGCGAGTCTATGGACGGGGGGCGCAGGACATGAAGGGCGGGCTGGCCGCAGCGGTCGCGGCCCTGTTGGCGTTGTCCCGGCACAGGCAAGACTGGAAGGGCGAGGTCGTGCTGGCAGCCGTGGCCGACGAGGAGGACTTGAGCCTGGGAACCATCCGGTTTCTGGAGCGTTGGCCGCGGGACAGACCCTTCGATTTCGCGCTGGTGCTGGAACCGACCGATCTTCAGGTGGCCACGGCCCACAAGGGGTTTGCCTGGGTTGAAGTCACGACTTACGGGAAGGCAGCCCACGGCAGCCGGCCGGCCGACGGCGTGGATGCCATCCGCCTGATGGGCCAGGTCCTGGGCCACCTGGACCGACTGGACCGAGATCTGCAGAGCCATCCCCTTCACCGTCTCTTGGGATCGGGCTCGCTGCACGCCTCTCTGATCCAGGGCGGCCGTCAATGGAGCAGCTACCCAGACCGCTGCCGATTGAAATACGAGCGAAGGACCGTTCCGCCTGAAACCCGGGAGACGGTCGAAACCGAATTTCGACACATCCTTCAGACTTGCCGCCAGCAGGATCCTCACTTCCGCGGGGAGGCCTCGCTGGTCTGCGCGCGAGAACCCTTTGAAGCCGACCCCGAACAGGTGGTCCTGCAGCGTTTCTATCGCACCGCCCAATCCCAAAGGCCCCGGGAGGTTGGGTGGGGCAGCGTTTCATTCTGGACCGACGCTGCCCTGTTGGCGGCCGCCGCGATCCCGACTCTGGTCTTCGGTCCTCGAGGGGCCGGGCTGCATTCCCTGGAAGAATACGTGGAAGCTGAGGACCTCGGCGACTGCGCCGAGATCATCTATCGTTTCGTGACCCAAGCCCATGCCAACTAGCGGTCGCGGTCCAGAATCATTCGGGGGATGGCCTGCAGTGCCTGCCGGTAGGGGGAGGCGGGGAAACATTCCATGGCTGATTCAGCTCTCGCGGCGAACTCCTCTGCACGTTTCCGAGCTTTCTCCAGGACACGGTACCGTGTCACGATGGCAAGGATTTCCTCCTTGGAGACCGAGCGAAACGCCTTCTCCCGAAGGACCGTCTCGATCTTGCGGGACTCAGCCCGATCGCAGGTCTGAAGGGCGTACACCAGCGGCAACGTCATTTTGCCCTCCTTCAGGTCGCTTCCCACCGGCTTGCCCAGAACCCGTTGGGAAGAGCTCAAGTCGAGGATGTCGTCGGTGACCTGGAAGACCAGCCCCAGACTCAGGCCAAATTCACCCAATGCCCGTTCCTGCTCATCGCTCACTTTACCCAGCAACCCTCCGATTCTGGCGCAGCCGGAAAACAGATGAGCTGTCTTGCGCCGGGCGATATCCAGCACCTGCTGCTCGCTGACCTTGGGACTTCCATCCAGGGAAAGCTGAATCAATTCCCCCTCCACCATTCTTTGGGTCAAGTCGATCAGGATGTCCAGAATGCGAAAGTTACGTTCCTGCAGCGCCACGTAGAAGGACTGCATGTAGAGCCAATCGCCGACAAGCACCGTGACTTGATTGCCCCATTTGTGGTTGGCGCTGGAGCGCCCCCGGCGAACCCTTGCCCCATCGATGATGTCGTCATGAACCAGAGTGGCAGTGTGAATGAACTCGACGACGGCAGCCAGCTTGATGGCCGACCGGTTGACCTGGCCGCAGAGCTTGGTGCAGAGCAGCAGCAGGCTGGGACGAATGCGCTTTCCGCCACCTTCCTGCAGGTATTTGCCGATCTCCTCGATGGTGCCAACCGAAGAATGGCGCTGGCGCGCAAACTCCCCCTCGACCTGCCGCAATTCGTCTTTGACCAGTTGGAAAATCTCTCGAGGCTGCACTCAAACCCTTCCGGTAACTGATTTGGATAGGCCTTGATCGGACCGGGACCCGGACGCCGGGTGGAATAGCCGCTGATAGTTCTCCGTCGTACACTTGGCGACGGTATCCAGGCTGACCTGCTTGACCTCTGCCAAGACCCTGGCCGTTTCCACCACAAAGGCCGGTTCGCTGCGTCTTCCGCGGAAAGGAACCGGAGCCAGATAGGGAGCATCCGTCTCGATCAATAGCCGGTCCATGGGCACGGCCTGGGCCACCTGGCGGATGTCCTGGGCCTTGGGAAAGGTCAACAGTCCCGAAAACGAGATGTGAAATCCCATCTCCAGACAGTTTCGGGCCATGGCCAGGCTGCCGCTGAAACAGTGCATCACACCAGCCGAACCGCCACTTGCGTAGTGCTCGCCCAGAATCTCCAGTGTCCGGGCTTCGGCCTCCCTGGTGTGAATCACGACCGGTAGACCCACCTCCCGAGCCAGAGCCAGTTGGCGGGAAAATACCTCCTCCTGCTCTTCTGGTGGGGAATTGTGATAGTGGAAGTCCAATCCGATTTCTCCCCACGCAACCAGTCTGCCCGACTGCGCCAGACGGACGAGATAGTCCAGACTCAGCTCCGAGGCCAGGCGCGCCTCGTGCGGATGTATGCCCGCAGCCACATCCAGGTCATTCTCACGTTCTCCCAGCAGAACCGCCTTCTCGGTTTTGACCGGATCCACCCCGTCCCCGATGACCAGCACGCGTTCTATCAAAGCTGCACGGGCTCGATCCAGAACCGAGGGGAGGTCCGATTGAAACTCGGCTTCCGCCAGATGGGCATGGGAATCAATGAACATCAGCTTGGTGGCGATTTCCCGGCTCTTTCCCTGATCCGGTGTCGCGCCCATTCAAAGAGAATAGGCGTAATCGACAGGAAAACGATCAGCAGGACCACCTTTTCCAGGTTGTCGCGAATCCAGGCCACCTGACCCAGGTAATAGCCGGCCAGGACCATCGACACCACCCAAAAGATACCACCAAACACATTGAAGGCGGCAAAGCGAGGGTAGGACATCTGTCCAATGCCCGCCACAACCGGCGCAAAGGTTCGGGCGAAGGGCACGAAGCGGGCCAGAACGATCGCCTTGCCTCCGTGCTTCTCGTAGAACTCCCGGGCGTAATGGAGGTGCTTCCTGCGAAACCAGAAGCTGTCTTCCCTCTTGTAGAGAGCCACCCCGGTTCGGTGGCCGATGGCATAACCCACGGCATCACCGACGATGGCCATCACACTCAGCAGAATCATCAGTTTGGTGACGTCGAAGAATCCTCTTGCGGCCACCAGGCCCGCCAGGAACAGCAGGGAGTCTCCTGGCAGGAAAAAACCGATAAACAAGCCGGTTTCGGCAAACACGATGGCCGCCAGCACCAGGTAACCACCCGATCGAATCAGGTCGGTCAGCTTGTCCGGGTTGTAGAGACTTTCGAAAAACTCGAGTATCGCTTCCAAGAAACCCCTAGCCCTATTTCAGGCGAGCCCCGTTGGGAACCTCCTCCAGAAAGGTTGCCAACACCGGTCTGTCTTCCTTTCCTACCGACGCCGCCAGCAGCATTCCGTTGGATTCCAGTCCCCGCAGCTTGCGCGGCTGCAGGTTGGCCACCACTATGATCTTCTTTCCAACCAGACTCTCGGCGGGATAGGCGTGGGCGATTCCAGCCACAATCTGACGGGTTTCCCGTCCCAGATCCACGCTCAGCCGCAGGAGGCGGTCGGCGCCCTTGACCTTTTCGGCCTCAACCACCTGGCCCACCCGCAGATCGACCTTGACAAAGTCTTCAATGGAGATGGTCTTGCCGTCGGCGGGTGACGGAGCCGAAGTCTTGGCGGAAGCCGGCCCCTGTGCGGCCTCCTTTCGGACCGGCGAAGGCTTTTTCTTGTCCCGGCTGACAGTGGACTGCTTCTGCCCGCCGCCGGAGTCGAAAAGCGAGTCCAGCACAGCCTTCCTGTCCAGGCGCGGGAAAACGGCCGTGATTTCACCCAACTTGTTTCCCGACAACTCCCGGCTCCATTGCAACCGGTCCAGCCGTTGAAGGTTCAACGCTTCCCGTTGCCCCAACTGTTTCCAGACCTTGAGGCAACTGGCCGGCAACACCGGAGCCAGCAGGACAGTGACGATCCGGACCACTTCGGCACAGGTATGGAGAATGGTCGCCAGGCGGGGCCGCTGGGCCTCGTCTCCCGCCAAGGTCCAGGGAGCGCACACATTGATGTACTTGTTGGTGCGGGAAAGCAATTCCCAAACCGCCTCCAGGGCTCTGCTGAAGGCCAACCGGTCCATATGGCCTTGATAGGCCTCAATGGTGGCCACGGCATGTTTCTTCAGTTCGTCCTCCAGCGACGAAGGCTCAGCAGAGGGGGGCGGAACGGTGTCGCCGAAATTCCTGGAGATCAGAGCCAAGGTCCGGGAGACCAGGTTGCCCAAATCGTTGGCCAGATCGCTGTTGGTCCTCTGAATCATGGCCTGGTAGGAAAAGTTGCCGTCAGCTCCAAAGGGGATCTCTCGCAGCAGAAAATACCGGACCGCATCCGGACCGAAATGATTGAGCAGCAGATGGGGATTGATGACGTTGCCGCGAGACTTGGACATCTTCGCTTCGTCCTTGAGCCACCAGCCGTGGGCATGGACACGTTCGGGAAGCGGGAGGCCGGCTGCCGACAGGAAGGCCGGCCAATAGACGGTGTGAAAGCGAATGATGTCCTTTCCTACCAATTGAACCTGGGCCGGCCAGTACTTGCGGAACTGGTCCTGCTCCTTGCTGTTCCCGAATCCGATTCCCGAGAGGTACCCCACCAGGGCGTCAAACCAGACGTAGATCACGTGGTTGTCGGCGACGGGAACGGGAATGCCCCACTTGACCGAGGTCCGACTGACGGACAGGTCCTTGAGGCCATCGCTGACGAAGCGAATCACTTCGTTGCGACGAGAGGGCGGGTTGATGAACTCGGGGTGTTTTTCGTAGTGATCCAGAAGCTGCTTCTGAAAGGCAGACAGCTTGAAGAAATAGCTCTCCTCGGTGACGCGCTCGGTAGGGCGCTGGCAGACGTCGCAGTCGGGAGCCGATTCCGCTTCGGGGGCAAACAGGTTGCAGGGAATGCAGTACCAGCCCGAATACTCGCCCTTGTAAATGAAACCGTTGTCGAAGGCGCGCTGAAACACCTCGGTTGCCGCAGCGTAGTGGCTCTTGCTGGTGGTCCGAATGAAACAATCGTAATCCACCCCGAATCGCGACCACAACTTTCGATAGGCTCCCGCGTTGCGATCGGCCAGCACCTCAGGCGACACCCGGTGGGTTGCGGCGGCTCGCTCGATGTTCTGGCCATGCTCATCGGTGCCGGTGA from Acidobacteriota bacterium encodes the following:
- a CDS encoding polyprenyl synthetase family protein: MQPREIFQLVKDELRQVEGEFARQRHSSVGTIEEIGKYLQEGGGKRIRPSLLLLCTKLCGQVNRSAIKLAAVVEFIHTATLVHDDIIDGARVRRGRSSANHKWGNQVTVLVGDWLYMQSFYVALQERNFRILDILIDLTQRMVEGELIQLSLDGSPKVSEQQVLDIARRKTAHLFSGCARIGGLLGKVSDEQERALGEFGLSLGLVFQVTDDILDLSSSQRVLGKPVGSDLKEGKMTLPLVYALQTCDRAESRKIETVLREKAFRSVSKEEILAIVTRYRVLEKARKRAEEFAARAESAMECFPASPYRQALQAIPRMILDRDR
- a CDS encoding VTT domain-containing protein, which produces MEAILEFFESLYNPDKLTDLIRSGGYLVLAAIVFAETGLFIGFFLPGDSLLFLAGLVAARGFFDVTKLMILLSVMAIVGDAVGYAIGHRTGVALYKREDSFWFRRKHLHYAREFYEKHGGKAIVLARFVPFARTFAPVVAGIGQMSYPRFAAFNVFGGIFWVVSMVLAGYYLGQVAWIRDNLEKVVLLIVFLSITPILFEWARHRIRERAGKSPPS
- a CDS encoding FAD:protein FMN transferase, with protein sequence MATKCLAQILVFLVGTPTLLCSLGAPGSDPAVALYRGSHASMGTTYRIQLYGAGREDLPLVAESAFAEVDRIDRLMSVYKRHSAVSFINRRAGREPVRVEPELFDFLQRCLAFSRQSQGTFDVTVQPLMRAWGFFGGQGRLPPETELRRALQKVGYRKLSLDPDRRTVRFSRDGMALDLGGIAKGYAVDRVVSLLRENRIESALVSAGGSTVFGLGTPPGKTAWKIKVRDPAFPRDPRRSALTVPLENQCLSISGSYENSFSFEGVTYSHIMDPRSGRPVQGLLSVAVVAGTGTEGDALDNALFVMGPKKAQGYLKRFPRVQAYYFLPLKKKGWKMLSVPPAQTSESTD
- the mqnC gene encoding dehypoxanthine futalosine cyclase; this translates as MDHFTTMNVQETLSRAQEERLSPGAYALLAKRASLEQLQEVADRIRRQLHSDNIVTYIVDRNINYSNICSAVCTFCAFYRPPGSSEGYVLSHQQIFEKVEETLELGGSGILMQGGLHPDLPLEWYERLLSELKRRYRIHLHCFSPPEIHAFTRIFHMDTREVLLRLKAAGLDSIPGGGAEILVDEVRKKNTNKCNTGEWLEVMEVAHGLGLPSTATMMFGMGETLEHRIEHLERIYELQRRTGGFVAFIPWTLQPDNTKISRKVPDRESSEEYLRWLALARICLSNVPNIQVSWLTQGVEVGRQGLHHGANDMGSIMIEENVITPAGAHHRATEDILREAILAEGFQPVKRRADYVRLEETVETL
- a CDS encoding TatD family hydrolase, with translation MFIDSHAHLAEAEFQSDLPSVLDRARAALIERVLVIGDGVDPVKTEKAVLLGERENDLDVAAGIHPHEARLASELSLDYLVRLAQSGRLVAWGEIGLDFHYHNSPPEEQEEVFSRQLALAREVGLPVVIHTREAEARTLEILGEHYASGGSAGVMHCFSGSLAMARNCLEMGFHISFSGLLTFPKAQDIRQVAQAVPMDRLLIETDAPYLAPVPFRGRRSEPAFVVETARVLAEVKQVSLDTVAKCTTENYQRLFHPASGSRSDQGLSKSVTGRV
- the metG gene encoding methionine--tRNA ligase; amino-acid sequence: MDTFYITTPLYYVNARPHLGHTYTTLVADCLSRYKRMQGCDVCFLTGTDEHGQNIERAAATHRVSPEVLADRNAGAYRKLWSRFGVDYDCFIRTTSKSHYAAATEVFQRAFDNGFIYKGEYSGWYCIPCNLFAPEAESAPDCDVCQRPTERVTEESYFFKLSAFQKQLLDHYEKHPEFINPPSRRNEVIRFVSDGLKDLSVSRTSVKWGIPVPVADNHVIYVWFDALVGYLSGIGFGNSKEQDQFRKYWPAQVQLVGKDIIRFHTVYWPAFLSAAGLPLPERVHAHGWWLKDEAKMSKSRGNVINPHLLLNHFGPDAVRYFLLREIPFGADGNFSYQAMIQRTNSDLANDLGNLVSRTLALISRNFGDTVPPPSAEPSSLEDELKKHAVATIEAYQGHMDRLAFSRALEAVWELLSRTNKYINVCAPWTLAGDEAQRPRLATILHTCAEVVRIVTVLLAPVLPASCLKVWKQLGQREALNLQRLDRLQWSRELSGNKLGEITAVFPRLDRKAVLDSLFDSGGGQKQSTVSRDKKKPSPVRKEAAQGPASAKTSAPSPADGKTISIEDFVKVDLRVGQVVEAEKVKGADRLLRLSVDLGRETRQIVAGIAHAYPAESLVGKKIIVVANLQPRKLRGLESNGMLLAASVGKEDRPVLATFLEEVPNGARLK
- a CDS encoding Gfo/Idh/MocA family oxidoreductase, which encodes MSDRRHHSSIDRRRFLKNSMAAAAATASQTAAPAFISARNLDSPVVYALIGTGSQGRNHLRNLSTLKSGRCAVLCDTYPPNLAKGVQEIGGRPDTEAGDYRRVLERKDVEAVFITTPYHLHVPMLLEALSAGKHVFVEKCLMKEEEEIPKVYEAKRRHPELVLQVGLQRRYSGVYRNAMRMIHTGVLGRVMTIRAQWHRNTSWRRPVPDPELERSINWRMYREYSGGLMAELGSHMADVANWAFESEPVSVTGVGGNDYWKDGREIYDNVAVIYGYPRGQKFLFSAIGHNRHLEFSETILGDRGTIEITLGRNDPRATFYPQKLARGAPAAEGSSSIPKELDWMAGATILEKARGVPITSEPPVESRGFVAREVEHARRWLLELGVIEVERERNPIQAEDEHFFECIRQGRKPLADLDVGAADSRAVIYANRAMDRKERVTWPESHPGEPEQKLITQKV
- a CDS encoding M28 family peptidase; this encodes MKISFDRKNCLVWAILLVPAILVPIGNWHFRSAIPATASGAISSEGLMPHIRYLASDELEGRLAGSPGAEKAAHYIAEQFSRRNLSPLGDEGSYFQEFSFVSGVRLGSANSLEVAWGTAGSSSQTVGRSVLEPGSDFTPVSFSLSGEFEGAAHFAGFGISAQSLQYDDYRKSDVKGKFVFVSRYGPEGDDPHGQFGRYHALRFKARTAREQGATGIVFVDDSEDFSKSSLSKLRFDRSFADSGIAALAISRPAARRILAKAGLKLEDLERAARSRKGNAVEMPGVRLKFHADLVKETRSARNVVGFLKGAGELAEEVLAIGAHFDHLGMGEVSSLAAKPGSEVHNGADDNASGTAGLLELAGALSYRKDQPSRSLLFLAFSAEEQGLLGSRHYVNHPVVPLDKTIAMINMDMIGRMEGKRLIVGGTGSSPGWKDLLTQLNQDANLELKFRDGGFGPSDHSSFYSRDIPVLFFFTGVHGDYHKPSDDYDKIEAAATARVVEFILQTARSICSMDQPPAFQKTAGAQPESGRTGFRVTLGIIPDYGEEVEGVRLTGVREGSPAAKCGLRSGDLMVGWSGKKITNIYDLTYLLQEHRPGDEVEISVVREGEKLQFTATLEGR
- a CDS encoding M20/M25/M40 family metallo-hydrolase, whose product is MTSLQQTFNRSLDILFELIRIESVNPTLVSGGAGEQAIAEHLSGLLKSEGIRSELQPVAPGRFNVLATVQGSSPGPRVLLNGHLDTVSIAGMKQPLVPVLNEGRVYGRGAQDMKGGLAAAVAALLALSRHRQDWKGEVVLAAVADEEDLSLGTIRFLERWPRDRPFDFALVLEPTDLQVATAHKGFAWVEVTTYGKAAHGSRPADGVDAIRLMGQVLGHLDRLDRDLQSHPLHRLLGSGSLHASLIQGGRQWSSYPDRCRLKYERRTVPPETRETVETEFRHILQTCRQQDPHFRGEASLVCAREPFEADPEQVVLQRFYRTAQSQRPREVGWGSVSFWTDAALLAAAAIPTLVFGPRGAGLHSLEEYVEAEDLGDCAEIIYRFVTQAHAN